One stretch of Chelonia mydas isolate rCheMyd1 chromosome 21, rCheMyd1.pri.v2, whole genome shotgun sequence DNA includes these proteins:
- the PACSIN1 gene encoding protein kinase C and casein kinase substrate in neurons protein 1, producing the protein MSGSYDESAAAAEEITDSFWEVGNYKRTVKRIDDGHRLCNDLMNCIHERAKIEKAYAQQLTDWSKRWKQLIEKGPQYGSLERAWGAMMTEADKVSELHQDVKNSLLNEDFEKVKNWQKDLYHKQIMGGFKEAKEADDGFRKAQKPWAKKMKEVETAKKAYHLACKEEKLAMTREANSKAEQSITADQQKKLQDKVEKCKQDVQKTQEKYEKVLEELNKCTPQYMESMEQVFEQCQQFEEKRLIFLKEVLLDIKRHLNLAESSSYTTVYRELEQTIRMADAQEDLRWFRGTSGPGMPMNWPQFEEWNLDITHTITRREKIKKNEGVTLTNATAVSESAAVAGDRGSVSSYERSQPYTTEWSDDEGGNSLSASEANGSTNPFEEEPAGKGMRVRALYDYDGQEQDELSFKAGDELTKLGEEDEQGWCKGRLDNGQLGLYPANYVESI; encoded by the exons ATGTCGGGCTCCTACGATGAGTCTGCAGCGGCTGCGGAGGAAATAACCGACAGCTTCTGGGAG GTGGGGAACTACAAGCGGACGGTGAAGCGGATTGACGACGGGCACCGGCTCTGCAATGACCTGATGAACTGCATCCACGAGCGGGCCAAGATCGAGAAGGCTTATGCCCAGCAGCTGACCGACTGGTCCAAGAGGTGGAAGCAGCTGATCGAGAAAG GCCCGCAGTACGGCAGCTTGGAGAGGGCGTGGGGAGCCATGATGACGGAGGCGGACAAGGTGAGCGAGCTGCATCAGGACGTGAAGAACAGCCTGCTGAACGAGGACTTTGAGAAGGTGAAGAACTGGCAGAAGGACCTCTACCACAAGCAGATCATGGGAGGCTTCAAGGAGGCCAAGGAGGCAGACGACGGCTTCCGGAAAGCACAGAAACCCTGGGCCAAGAAAATGAAGGAG GTGGAGACGGCGAAGAAAGCTTACCACCTGGCGTGCAAAGAGGAGAAGCTGGCCATGACCCGGGAAGCCAACAGCAAGGCGGAGCAGTCCATCACTGCAGACCAGCAGAAGAAGCTCCAGGACAAGGTGGAAAAGTGCAAGCAAGATGTGCAAAAG ACCCAAGAGAAGTACGAGAAGGTGCTGGAGGAGCTGAACAAGTGCACCCCGCAGTACATGGAGAGCATGGAGCAGGTGTTTGAGCAGTGCCAGCAGTTCGAGGAGAAGAGGCTCATTTTCCTGAAGGAGGTGCTGCTGGACATCAAGCGGCACCTGAACCTGGCTGAGAGCAGCAG CTACACCACCGTCTACCGCGAGCTGGAGCAAACCATCCGCATGGCGGACGCGCAGGAGGACCTCAGGTGGTTCCGCGGCACCAGCGGCCCGGGGATGCCTATGAACTGGCCCCAGTTTGAG GAGTGGAACCTGGACATCACGCACACGATAACAAGGCGAGAGAAGATTAAGAAGAACGAAGGGGTGACCCTGACCAACGCCACTGCAGTGAGCGAGTCAGCAGCAGTGGCCGGGGACCGCGGCAG CGTGAGCAGCTACGAGCGCAGCCAGCCCTACACTACTGAGTGGTCGGACGACGAGGGCGGCAACTCCCTCAGCGCCAGCGAGGCCAATGGCAGTACCAACCCCTTTGAGGAGGAGCCGGCGGGGAAAGGCATGCGTGTGCGGGCCCTATATGACTACGACGGGCAGGAGCAGGATGAGCTGAGCTTCAAAGCGG GCGACGAATTAACCAAATTAGGTGAAGAAGATGAACAAGGATGGTGCAAAGGGCGTCTAGACAATGGGCAACTCGGCCTTTACCCAGCCAACTATGTGGAGTCAATCTAG
- the SPDEF gene encoding SAM pointed domain-containing Ets transcription factor, whose amino-acid sequence MGSAGQGLTALPHGRIALQEALLLTSLEKPPAAQDPDTRSWSSLDSPSPPATPEQTLPTFYLHYFDMLYSEDTSWVPKGLGETPQDSGQGGRGEGQKEPEQCPIIDSQGLGLSPDMDYQESLHLEEHSLEQVQSMVVGEVLKDIETACKLLNIAADPADWSPGNVQKWILWTEHQYRLPQIGKSFQDLSGKDLCAMSEEQFRQRSLVCGDVLHAHLDIWKSAAWMKEKATPGEVRYCAGDESWTDSEVDSSCSGQPIHLWQFLKELLLKPHHYGRFIRWLNKEKGIFKIEDSAQVARLWGIRKNRPAMNYDKLSRSIRQYYKKGIIRKPDISQRLVYQFVHPV is encoded by the exons ATGGGCAGCGCAGGCCAGGGGCTGACCGCTCTGCCTCATGGCCGGATTGCCCTGCAGGAAGCCCTTCTGCTGACCAGCCTGGAGAAGCCCCCAGCCGCACAAGACCCCGATACCCGGAGCTGGAGCTCCCtggacagccccagccccccggccacACCCGAGCAGACCCTGCCCACGTTCTACCTCCACTACTTCGATATGCTCTACTCAGAGGACACCAGCTGGGTGCCCAAGGGCCTGGGGGAGACTCCTCAGGACAGCGGCCAAGGGGGCAGGGGCGAAGGGCAGAAGGAGCCAGAGCAGTGTCCCATCATCGacagccagggcttggggctgagCCCCGACATGGACTACCAGGAGAGCCTCCACCTGGAGGAGCACTcactggagcaggtgcagagcATGGTGGTGGGCGAAGTGCTAAAGGACATTGAGACGGCTTGCAAGCTCCTCAACATTGCAGCAG ATCCGGCGGACTGGAGTCCAGGAAACGTCCAGAAGTGGATCTTATGGACCGAGCACCAGTACCGACTGCCCCAGATCGGGAAATCTTTCCAGGACCTGTCTGGGAAGGATCTGTGTGCCATGTCAGAGGAGCAGTTCCGTCAGCGCTCCCTGGTGTGCGGGGACGTGCTGCATGCTCACCTGGACATCTGGAAATCAG CTGCCTGGATGAAGGAAAAGGCTACGCCCGGAGAAGTGCGATACTGTG CGGGTGACGAGAGCTGGACGGATAGCGAGGTGGACTCCTCCTGCTCGGGCCAGCCCATCCACCTCTGGCAGTTCCTCAAAGAGCTTTTGCTGAAGCCTCATCACTATGGGCGGTTCATTCGCTGGCTCAATAAGGAGAAAG GCATATTCAAGATCGAGGACTCTGCCCAGGTGGCTCGTTTATGGGGAATCCGGAAGAACCGGCCCGCCATGAACTATGACAAGCTGAGCCGCTCCATCCGGCAGTATTACAAGAAAGGGATCATCCGGAAACCTGACATCTCCCAGCGCCTGGTCTACCAGTTTGTACATCCCGTCTGa